In one Paracoccus everestensis genomic region, the following are encoded:
- a CDS encoding DUF1150 family protein has translation MDTKFDFGGIDAEKTVYIRQVETSTLPQEIRQQLGGIDSMYAVHDVDGERLALVKDRHLAFVLARQNELTPVSVH, from the coding sequence ATGGATACCAAATTCGATTTCGGCGGCATCGACGCCGAGAAAACCGTTTACATCCGGCAGGTCGAGACCAGCACCCTGCCCCAGGAAATCCGCCAGCAACTGGGCGGCATCGACAGCATGTATGCGGTCCATGACGTTGACGGGGAACGCCTGGCCCTGGTCAAGGACCGCCATCTGGCCTTTGTCCTGGCCCGGCAGAACGAGCTGACCCCAGTCAGCGTCCACTGA
- the purF gene encoding amidophosphoribosyltransferase yields the protein MKPFLAHPFDSDRLHEECGIFGAIGVVDASNFVALGLHALQHRGQEAGGIVAHDPESGFNSAHRFGYVRDNFTKPDVMGTLPGPLAIGHVRYSTAGTKAATAIRDVQPFFGEFHMGGCAIAHNGNITNAAALRRELIERGSIFQSSSDSECIIHLMARSIQRNIPERMKDALRRIEGAFSVIAMTRTKLIGVRDPLGVRPLVLGKVGDDGFVLASETCALDIIGADFLREIEPGEMVVISRGEVESSRPFGPSKGRFCIFEHVYFSRPDSIIGGRSVYETRRQIGVELAREAPIEADLVCPVPDSGTPAAIGFAQESGIPYGMGIIRNQYMGRTFIEPTEQIRNMGVRLKLNVNRSLIAGKRVVLVDDSVVRGTTSRKIKDMILDAGAAEVHFRIASPPTAWPCFYGVDTPDRDKLLAANMTPEEMRNWIGVDSLAFVSLDGLYRAVGEAEGRNKASPQYCDACFSGDYPVAPFDQLERGFRMKAGSETAMNEAAE from the coding sequence ATGAAACCCTTCTTGGCCCATCCGTTCGATTCGGACCGCCTGCACGAGGAATGCGGCATCTTCGGGGCCATCGGCGTGGTCGATGCGTCGAACTTCGTGGCCTTGGGATTGCACGCGCTTCAGCATCGCGGGCAGGAAGCGGGCGGCATCGTCGCCCATGACCCCGAAAGCGGCTTCAACAGCGCGCACCGCTTTGGCTATGTGCGCGACAACTTCACCAAGCCCGATGTGATGGGCACCCTGCCCGGCCCCCTGGCCATCGGCCATGTCCGCTATTCGACCGCCGGGACCAAGGCCGCGACCGCCATCCGCGACGTGCAGCCGTTCTTTGGCGAATTCCACATGGGCGGCTGCGCCATCGCCCATAACGGCAACATCACCAACGCCGCCGCGCTGCGACGCGAACTGATCGAGCGCGGGTCGATCTTCCAGTCGTCGTCGGACAGCGAATGCATCATCCACCTGATGGCCCGGTCGATCCAGCGCAACATTCCAGAACGGATGAAGGACGCGCTGCGCCGGATCGAGGGGGCGTTTTCCGTCATCGCCATGACGCGGACCAAGCTGATCGGTGTGCGCGACCCCCTGGGCGTGCGCCCGCTGGTGCTGGGCAAGGTCGGCGACGACGGTTTCGTGCTGGCGTCGGAAACCTGTGCGCTGGACATCATCGGCGCCGATTTCCTGCGCGAGATCGAACCGGGCGAGATGGTGGTGATTTCGCGCGGCGAGGTCGAATCCTCGCGTCCCTTCGGGCCGTCCAAGGGTCGGTTCTGCATCTTTGAACACGTCTATTTCTCGCGTCCCGATTCGATCATCGGCGGGCGCTCGGTTTATGAAACCCGCCGCCAGATCGGGGTGGAACTGGCCCGCGAGGCGCCCATCGAGGCCGACCTGGTCTGCCCCGTGCCCGACAGCGGCACGCCCGCAGCCATCGGATTTGCCCAGGAATCGGGCATCCCCTATGGCATGGGGATCATCCGCAACCAGTACATGGGCCGGACCTTCATCGAGCCGACCGAGCAGATCCGCAACATGGGCGTGCGGTTGAAGCTGAACGTGAACCGGTCCCTGATCGCGGGCAAGCGCGTGGTCCTGGTCGACGACAGCGTGGTGCGCGGCACCACGTCGCGCAAGATCAAGGACATGATCCTGGACGCGGGCGCAGCCGAGGTGCATTTCCGCATCGCCTCCCCTCCGACCGCCTGGCCCTGCTTTTATGGCGTGGACACGCCCGACCGCGACAAGCTGCTGGCCGCGAACATGACGCCCGAGGAGATGCGCAACTGGATCGGCGTCGATTCACTGGCCTTCGTGTCGCTGGACGGCCTGTATCGCGCCGTGGGCGAGGCCGAGGGGCGCAACAAGGCCAGCCCGCAATATTGCGACGCCTGCTTTTCCGGCGATTACCCGGTGGCGCCGTTCGACCAGTTGGAGCGCGGCTTTCGCATGAAGGCCGGGTCCGAAACGGCAATGAACGAGGCGGCCGAGTAG
- a CDS encoding 5-(carboxyamino)imidazole ribonucleotide synthase, translating to MSDIQTIGILGGGQLGRMLSVAASRLGLRCHVYEPGAAPAGDVAWRVTTAPYEDEAALRAFADSVDVITYEFENVPTSALDLLESIRPIRPNRRALAVSQDRLTEKTFLNDIGLATAPFADVPGPADLDAAVQAIGRPSILKTRRMGYDGKGQVRIGDGPAEWTGAPSVLEGFVDFSAEISVIIARGADGQVAAFDPGLNVHEGGILRTTTVPCGLAGAVTTDAVLIAARIANALDYVGVMGVELFVTAQRLIVNEIAPRVHNSGHWTQAGCAVDQFEQHIRAVAGLPLGDGRRYADVRMENLIGDDLDRVPDLLGAPNTQVHLYGKGAPRPGRKMGHVNRITG from the coding sequence ATGAGTGACATCCAGACCATCGGCATTCTGGGCGGCGGGCAACTGGGCCGGATGCTGTCCGTCGCGGCCAGCCGCCTGGGCCTGCGCTGCCATGTCTATGAACCCGGTGCCGCACCGGCGGGCGACGTGGCCTGGCGGGTGACCACCGCGCCTTACGAGGACGAGGCCGCGCTGCGTGCCTTTGCCGACAGCGTGGATGTCATCACCTATGAATTCGAGAACGTGCCGACCTCGGCGCTCGACCTGCTGGAAAGCATCCGACCGATCCGCCCGAACCGCCGCGCGCTTGCAGTCTCTCAGGATCGGCTGACCGAAAAGACCTTCCTGAACGACATCGGCCTGGCAACCGCCCCCTTTGCCGATGTTCCCGGTCCGGCTGACCTGGATGCCGCCGTCCAGGCCATTGGCCGCCCATCGATCCTCAAGACCCGGCGCATGGGCTATGACGGCAAGGGACAGGTCCGCATCGGTGATGGCCCCGCCGAATGGACCGGCGCGCCGTCCGTGCTGGAAGGCTTTGTCGATTTCAGCGCCGAGATCAGCGTCATCATCGCCCGCGGCGCCGATGGGCAGGTCGCGGCCTTCGATCCCGGCCTGAACGTCCACGAAGGGGGCATCCTGCGCACCACGACCGTGCCCTGCGGCCTGGCCGGCGCCGTCACGACCGACGCCGTGCTGATCGCCGCCCGCATCGCCAATGCGCTTGATTATGTCGGCGTCATGGGCGTCGAACTGTTCGTGACCGCCCAAAGGCTGATCGTGAACGAGATCGCGCCCCGCGTCCACAATTCGGGTCACTGGACCCAGGCTGGCTGCGCGGTTGACCAGTTCGAACAGCATATCCGCGCCGTGGCGGGCCTGCCCTTGGGCGATGGCAGGCGGTATGCCGATGTCAGAATGGAAAACCTGATCGGCGACGACCTGGACCGGGTGCCTGACCTGCTGGGGGCGCCGAACACCCAGGTCCATCTTTACGGCAAGGGCGCGCCGCGACCGGGGCGCAAGATGGGCCATGTGAACCGGATCACCGGATGA
- the radA gene encoding DNA repair protein RadA, whose amino-acid sequence MAKSTNAFTCTACGASHKKWAGRCDACGAWNTIVEEAPLSQGPGRGLGAHKGRAVPLSSLMTTEAPPPRHLAGMDELDRVLGGGLVPGSAVLVGGDPGIGKSTLLLQGAAAFARRGMNAVYISGEEASAQIRMRAQRLGLGDAPVRLGAETNLRDILTTLDNERPDLAIIDSIQTLWSDQVEAAPGSVAQVRAAAHELVTFAKRKGVAIFLVGHVTKDGQIAGPRVVEHMVDTVLYFEGERGHQFRILRSVKNRFGPADEIGVFEMTGSGLAEVANPSALFLSERGQPVPGSAVFAGIEGTRPVLTEVQALVAPSTLASPRRTVVGLDSGRVSTILAVLEARCGIPFAGLDVFLNVAGGMRVSEPAADLAIAGALLSAREDNALPPEAVLFGEISLSGALRPVAQAENRLKEAQKLGFSQAILPDSQKVEGAGGMGVSRIADLTGFVGEVFGAG is encoded by the coding sequence ATGGCAAAATCCACCAACGCTTTCACCTGCACCGCCTGCGGTGCGTCCCACAAGAAATGGGCCGGGCGCTGCGACGCCTGCGGCGCCTGGAACACCATTGTCGAGGAAGCACCGCTGTCCCAGGGTCCGGGCCGGGGCCTCGGCGCCCACAAGGGCCGCGCTGTGCCCTTGTCCAGCCTGATGACGACCGAGGCCCCGCCCCCCCGCCACTTGGCGGGGATGGACGAACTGGACCGTGTGCTGGGCGGCGGCTTGGTGCCGGGCAGCGCCGTCCTGGTGGGCGGCGATCCCGGCATCGGCAAATCGACGCTGCTGTTGCAGGGTGCCGCGGCCTTTGCCCGGCGCGGGATGAACGCCGTCTATATCAGCGGCGAGGAGGCAAGCGCCCAGATCAGGATGCGCGCGCAGCGGCTGGGCCTGGGTGACGCGCCGGTGCGGCTGGGGGCCGAAACCAACCTGCGCGACATCCTGACCACGCTGGACAACGAACGCCCCGACCTTGCCATCATTGATTCCATCCAGACGCTGTGGTCCGACCAGGTCGAGGCCGCGCCCGGCAGCGTGGCCCAGGTCCGCGCCGCAGCCCATGAACTGGTGACATTTGCCAAGCGCAAGGGCGTGGCGATCTTTCTGGTGGGCCATGTCACGAAGGACGGCCAGATCGCAGGCCCGCGCGTTGTCGAACATATGGTCGATACCGTGTTGTATTTCGAAGGCGAACGCGGCCACCAGTTCCGCATCCTGCGGTCGGTCAAGAACCGCTTTGGCCCCGCTGACGAGATCGGCGTATTCGAGATGACAGGCAGCGGCCTGGCCGAGGTCGCCAACCCCTCGGCCCTGTTTTTGTCCGAACGCGGACAGCCGGTGCCGGGCAGCGCGGTCTTTGCCGGGATCGAGGGCACCCGGCCCGTGTTGACCGAGGTTCAGGCGCTTGTCGCGCCCTCGACCCTCGCATCCCCGCGCCGCACGGTGGTGGGGCTGGACAGCGGGCGCGTCAGCACGATCCTGGCGGTGCTGGAGGCACGCTGCGGGATCCCCTTCGCGGGTCTGGACGTGTTCCTGAACGTCGCGGGCGGAATGCGGGTCAGCGAACCCGCCGCGGACCTGGCCATTGCCGGGGCGCTTTTGTCGGCCCGAGAGGACAATGCCCTGCCCCCCGAGGCGGTGCTGTTTGGCGAAATCAGCCTGTCGGGCGCCCTGCGTCCCGTGGCCCAGGCGGAAAACAGGTTGAAAGAAGCGCAGAAACTTGGTTTTTCACAGGCGATTTTGCCCGACAGCCAAAAGGTCGAGGGCGCGGGCGGCATGGGCGTAAGCCGCATCGCCGACCTGACGGGATTTGTGGGCGAGGTCTTCGGCGCCGGCTGA
- the purE gene encoding 5-(carboxyamino)imidazole ribonucleotide mutase, with amino-acid sequence MDKPVGIIMGSQSDWPTMREAAAVLDELGVGYDARIVSAHRTPDRLWDYGKTAVSRGLRVIIAGAGGAAHLPGMMASKTRLPVIGVPVQTKALSGVDSLYSILQMPKGYPVATMAIGSAGAANAGLMAAGILAISDPALAQRLDAWRQALSDSIPEAPQDE; translated from the coding sequence ATGGACAAACCGGTGGGCATCATCATGGGCAGCCAGTCCGACTGGCCCACGATGCGCGAGGCTGCGGCGGTTCTGGACGAACTGGGCGTGGGCTATGACGCTCGCATCGTCAGCGCGCACCGCACCCCCGACCGGTTGTGGGATTATGGCAAGACCGCCGTGTCGCGCGGGCTGCGGGTCATCATCGCGGGCGCCGGAGGCGCGGCCCATCTGCCGGGCATGATGGCATCCAAGACCCGGCTGCCGGTGATCGGCGTGCCGGTCCAGACCAAGGCCCTGTCGGGCGTCGATTCGCTCTATTCCATCCTGCAGATGCCCAAGGGCTATCCAGTGGCGACCATGGCCATCGGGTCGGCGGGGGCTGCCAATGCCGGGCTGATGGCGGCGGGCATCCTGGCCATCAGCGACCCCGCCCTTGCCCAGCGTCTGGACGCCTGGCGCCAGGCCCTGTCCGATTCCATCCCCGAGGCTCCGCAAGATGAGTGA
- a CDS encoding CvpA family protein, with amino-acid sequence MDGFTIIDAVVAAVIILSAILAWSRGFVRESLAILGWIGAAILAFIFAAAMRPLIAQLPVLDRFLGDSCELATIAGFAVVFALALVVFSIITPLFSSVVQRSALGGVDQGMGFLFGVARGILLVAIAFIVYDRVMTSQQVAVVENSRSAQVFERMRGQLDSQVPDDAPGWIVSRYEQMVAGCTATATPSAQETPPAAN; translated from the coding sequence ATGGACGGATTCACGATCATCGACGCGGTGGTAGCTGCGGTCATCATCCTTTCGGCCATCCTGGCCTGGTCGCGCGGTTTCGTGCGCGAATCGCTGGCCATCCTGGGATGGATCGGCGCGGCCATCCTGGCCTTCATCTTCGCCGCCGCCATGCGACCCTTGATCGCACAACTGCCAGTCCTGGACCGTTTCCTGGGCGACAGTTGCGAACTGGCCACCATTGCGGGATTTGCGGTCGTCTTTGCCCTGGCGCTTGTGGTCTTTTCCATCATCACGCCGCTGTTTTCGTCGGTCGTGCAGCGGTCCGCGCTTGGCGGGGTCGATCAGGGCATGGGATTTCTGTTCGGGGTGGCGCGCGGCATCCTGTTGGTCGCGATCGCCTTTATTGTCTATGACCGCGTGATGACCAGCCAGCAGGTCGCGGTTGTGGAAAACAGCCGGTCCGCGCAGGTGTTCGAACGGATGCGCGGGCAGTTGGACAGCCAGGTTCCCGATGACGCGCCGGGCTGGATCGTCAGCCGGTACGAGCAGATGGTGGCCGGCTGCACGGCCACGGCCACGCCTTCGGCCCAGGAAACGCCTCCTGCAGCGAACTGA
- a CDS encoding Hsp20 family protein: protein MTKISLGAHPYLLGFDQIERLAERAAKGAEGYPPYNIEHIAPDGFRITLAVAGFGEDDLAVTTEDRQLVIRGRMAEPEGDRVFLHRGIAARAFQRSFVLADGVEVEGAAIENGLLHVDLKRIHPQQVVQTIPISRK from the coding sequence ATGACAAAGATTTCACTGGGGGCGCATCCCTATCTTCTGGGCTTCGACCAGATCGAGCGCCTGGCCGAACGGGCCGCCAAGGGCGCCGAGGGCTATCCCCCCTATAACATCGAACATATCGCGCCCGACGGGTTCCGAATCACGCTGGCCGTGGCGGGCTTTGGCGAAGACGACCTGGCCGTCACGACCGAGGATCGGCAGCTTGTCATCCGGGGCCGGATGGCGGAACCGGAAGGGGACCGCGTGTTCCTGCACCGGGGCATCGCCGCACGGGCATTCCAACGCAGCTTCGTTCTGGCCGACGGGGTCGAGGTCGAGGGTGCAGCCATCGAAAACGGCCTGTTGCACGTGGATCTGAAGCGCATCCATCCGCAGCAGGTCGTCCAGACCATTCCGATCAGCCGCAAGTAA
- a CDS encoding YdcH family protein, whose amino-acid sequence MNMHHEMSHDEIARAKLVALRCEHRDLDEAIAALSAQQLTSSLALQRLKKQKLALKDQIARLEDEITPDIIA is encoded by the coding sequence ATGAACATGCACCACGAGATGTCCCATGACGAAATCGCCCGTGCCAAGCTGGTGGCGCTGCGCTGCGAACACCGCGACCTGGACGAGGCGATCGCGGCCCTGTCGGCGCAGCAACTGACCTCATCGCTGGCCCTGCAACGGCTGAAAAAGCAGAAGCTGGCCCTGAAGGACCAGATCGCCCGGCTGGAGGATGAGATCACCCCCGACATCATCGCCTGA
- a CDS encoding lipoprotein-releasing ABC transporter permease subunit has protein sequence MASPRPFSRYEFTIAWRYLRARRAEGGVSVMTWISLIGIALGVMALIATLAVRAGFRAEFVDTILGANAHTTVYMAPQRTTNEYTEDVYVVPGRIADYDAVAAKLAQVPGVTRTAPVIRGQVMASANDSSNVAEVFGISLENLRAMPRIVDPATSVGSLADFDRGIAIGSGIAREMAVGLGDRIRLIAPEGARTAIGTTPRVKAYEVTYIFSAGRYDIDRTRIYMPMAEAQSYFNREGVADEIEVFVTDPEQVDDWTLPLLQAAGEGAQAWNWRDSSGSFLAALDMEDDVMFVILSVLVLIASMNITSGLIMLVKNKGRDIGILRTMGLTEGAVLRVFFLCGAFTGVIGTIAGVVLGVLLALNVDNIMAALNALTGGGAWQPEVRGIYRLPAELRAWDIFRAVALSLALSFVVTIFPARRAARMNPVEALRYE, from the coding sequence ATGGCCAGTCCGCGACCGTTCTCCCGCTATGAATTCACCATCGCCTGGCGATACCTGCGCGCCCGCCGGGCCGAGGGCGGGGTCAGCGTGATGACCTGGATAAGCCTGATCGGCATCGCCCTGGGCGTGATGGCGCTGATTGCGACGCTGGCCGTGCGCGCAGGCTTTCGCGCGGAATTCGTGGACACGATCCTGGGCGCGAATGCCCATACGACCGTCTACATGGCCCCGCAACGCACCACCAACGAGTACACCGAGGATGTTTATGTCGTTCCCGGCAGGATCGCCGATTACGACGCGGTGGCCGCCAAGCTGGCGCAGGTTCCGGGTGTCACCCGCACGGCGCCCGTCATTCGCGGGCAGGTCATGGCCTCGGCCAATGACAGCTCGAACGTGGCCGAGGTTTTCGGCATAAGCCTTGAAAATCTCAGGGCAATGCCCCGGATCGTCGATCCCGCGACGTCGGTCGGCAGCCTGGCGGATTTCGACCGTGGCATTGCCATCGGATCCGGCATCGCCCGCGAAATGGCGGTCGGCCTGGGCGACCGGATCCGCCTGATCGCCCCCGAAGGCGCGCGGACCGCCATCGGCACCACGCCCCGCGTCAAGGCATACGAGGTCACCTATATCTTCAGCGCCGGGCGCTATGACATCGACCGCACCCGCATCTATATGCCCATGGCCGAGGCGCAGTCATACTTCAACCGCGAAGGCGTGGCGGACGAGATCGAGGTCTTCGTGACCGATCCCGAACAGGTGGACGACTGGACCCTGCCCCTGCTGCAGGCGGCGGGCGAGGGGGCGCAGGCCTGGAACTGGCGCGACAGTTCCGGCAGTTTCCTCGCGGCTCTGGACATGGAGGATGACGTGATGTTCGTGATCCTGTCGGTGCTGGTCCTGATCGCGTCCATGAACATCACCAGCGGGCTGATCATGCTGGTCAAGAACAAGGGCCGCGACATCGGCATCCTGCGCACCATGGGCCTGACCGAAGGCGCGGTGCTGCGGGTATTCTTCCTGTGCGGGGCCTTCACGGGGGTGATCGGCACCATCGCGGGGGTGGTCCTGGGGGTGCTGCTGGCCTTGAACGTGGATAACATCATGGCCGCGCTGAACGCCCTTACCGGCGGCGGCGCATGGCAGCCCGAGGTGCGCGGCATCTATCGCCTGCCGGCCGAGCTGCGGGCCTGGGACATCTTCCGCGCCGTCGCGCTGTCGCTGGCGCTGTCCTTTGTCGTCACCATCTTCCCCGCGCGCCGCGCCGCGCGCATGAACCCGGTCGAGGCCCTGCGCTATGAATGA
- a CDS encoding MFS transporter, translating into MRTGDSGYNPWLATVLLLLGNFMNLIDVSIVNVALPSIQENLDATAAQIEWVSAAYVLAFAAGLLPFGRFGDKFGRKRLFLWGVGLFTLASALCGFAQTMPMLIWSRALQGIGGAMMVPQVMAIMHVMFPPEQKARAFALAGVVASLGAVSGPLLGGALITGNISGMGWRPIFLVNLPVGLFVIRAGLRWIPALSSDRRMRIDWIGIGLFSVAVVLVVLPVIEGALLGWPWWCIAMILASLPLGALFIWRQVRLSRQERAQLLPVTLMRNGGFLSGVAMVMLHFSAIPGMFLVLAIYLQTGFGLDPMQSGIATAPFPLGIMLGSYVTGRFGTKWLSGRMAAGVTVMLAGMILLRHVTGHPPQTFTPATLIAPLAICGFGMGLTISPLFQSVLQSVPGKDAGAGSGAMQAFQQVGAAIGIAIVSSLFFVRLHGQGGDDYAGAMAHALTYQLCAFSAILVVLALRTSLRGKAVDPPRREEVSGR; encoded by the coding sequence ATGCGCACAGGCGATTCCGGTTACAATCCCTGGCTGGCGACGGTCCTGTTGCTGCTGGGCAACTTCATGAACCTGATCGACGTGAGCATCGTCAACGTGGCGCTGCCCTCGATCCAGGAAAATCTGGACGCGACGGCGGCGCAGATCGAATGGGTGTCGGCGGCCTATGTGCTGGCCTTCGCGGCGGGGCTGCTGCCCTTTGGGCGGTTCGGCGACAAGTTCGGGCGCAAGCGGCTGTTCCTGTGGGGCGTGGGGCTGTTCACGCTGGCATCGGCGCTGTGCGGGTTCGCGCAGACCATGCCGATGCTGATCTGGTCGCGCGCGCTGCAAGGCATCGGCGGGGCGATGATGGTGCCGCAGGTCATGGCGATCATGCACGTCATGTTTCCGCCCGAACAGAAGGCCCGGGCCTTTGCCTTGGCGGGGGTGGTCGCCAGCCTGGGCGCGGTAAGCGGCCCGCTGCTGGGCGGGGCGCTGATCACCGGCAACATTTCGGGGATGGGCTGGCGCCCGATCTTCCTTGTCAACCTGCCGGTCGGGCTGTTCGTGATCAGGGCAGGGCTTCGCTGGATCCCGGCGCTGTCCTCGGACCGGCGGATGCGGATCGACTGGATCGGCATCGGGCTGTTCTCGGTGGCGGTGGTGCTGGTGGTCCTGCCGGTGATCGAAGGCGCGCTGCTGGGCTGGCCCTGGTGGTGCATCGCCATGATCCTAGCGTCCCTGCCGCTGGGCGCGCTGTTCATATGGCGGCAGGTGAGGCTGTCGCGGCAGGAACGCGCGCAACTGCTGCCGGTGACGCTGATGCGCAATGGCGGGTTCCTGTCGGGCGTGGCGATGGTGATGCTGCATTTCTCGGCCATACCGGGAATGTTTTTGGTGCTGGCGATCTATCTGCAGACGGGCTTTGGCCTGGACCCGATGCAATCGGGCATTGCGACCGCGCCCTTTCCGCTGGGCATCATGTTGGGCAGCTATGTCACCGGGCGTTTCGGCACGAAGTGGCTGTCGGGCCGCATGGCGGCGGGCGTGACGGTCATGCTGGCGGGAATGATCCTGCTGCGCCATGTCACGGGCCACCCGCCGCAGACCTTTACCCCGGCCACGCTGATCGCGCCGCTTGCCATCTGCGGGTTCGGAATGGGGCTGACGATCTCTCCGCTGTTCCAGTCGGTGCTGCAATCGGTGCCGGGCAAGGACGCGGGCGCGGGATCGGGGGCGATGCAGGCTTTCCAGCAGGTCGGCGCGGCCATCGGGATCGCCATCGTGTCCAGCCTGTTCTTCGTCCGGCTGCACGGGCAGGGCGGCGACGACTATGCGGGGGCGATGGCGCACGCGCTGACCTATCAGCTTTGCGCCTTCAGCGCGATCCTGGTGGTGCTGGCCCTGCGGACAAGCCTGCGAGGCAAGGCGGTCGATCCGCCCCGCCGCGAGGAGGTCAGTGGACGCTGA
- a CDS encoding ABC transporter ATP-binding protein, which yields MNDVLRLEGVGKTYGKDGPAPVPVLRGLDLSVARGEVVALVAPSGAGKSTLLHIAGLLDTPDAGRVILNGRDMTGLPDKPRTEARRAELGFVYQFHHLLPEFSAAENIVLPQLANGVPQRNAATRAADLLSRVGLSERAHHRPAALSGGEQQRVAFCRALANRPALLLADEPTGNLDPETSDRVFDMLMGLVRDTGLSALIATHNHDLAGRMDRVIRLNSAVA from the coding sequence ATGAATGACGTGTTGCGCCTGGAAGGGGTCGGCAAGACCTATGGCAAGGACGGTCCCGCCCCGGTGCCGGTCCTGCGCGGGCTGGATCTGTCGGTGGCGAGGGGAGAGGTTGTAGCCCTGGTCGCCCCCTCCGGTGCGGGCAAATCCACGCTGCTGCATATCGCGGGCCTCTTGGACACGCCCGATGCGGGCCGCGTGATCCTGAACGGGCGCGACATGACCGGCCTGCCCGACAAGCCCCGGACCGAGGCGCGGCGGGCCGAACTGGGCTTCGTCTATCAGTTCCACCACCTGCTGCCCGAATTCAGCGCGGCGGAAAACATCGTCCTGCCGCAGCTTGCCAACGGCGTTCCCCAACGCAATGCCGCCACCCGCGCCGCCGACCTTCTGTCGCGCGTCGGCCTGTCGGAACGGGCGCATCACCGCCCGGCGGCGCTGTCGGGGGGCGAACAGCAGCGGGTGGCATTCTGCCGTGCCCTTGCCAACCGCCCCGCGCTGCTGCTGGCGGACGAGCCCACCGGCAACCTCGACCCCGAGACATCCGACCGGGTCTTCGATATGCTGATGGGCCTTGTCCGGGACACCGGCCTGTCGGCGCTGATCGCCACGCACAACCACGATCTGGCCGGGCGCATGGACCGGGTGATCCGTCTGAACAGCGCGGTTGCCTGA
- a CDS encoding bifunctional sulfate adenylyltransferase/adenylylsulfate kinase codes for MTHPHQTPVRELYVSPDAATALQAEAEKLPAWMLDARQKGELALLMNGALAPLRGYMSQAEYSAVPDGAWPVPLVLQVSADFSGRVQPGDDIALRDEGGVVAVMSVTDAWGDPVLLGGKVKGLRRPDSTAPNNVRALWRDGRIDRVLAVQPDHADQVRAAARLAQDLDAALLVQPMAGFAVDTPAGAILASLPVAPPPGPQAALWQGMVARNFGATHLMLSDAAAQDIYRPHQDRIGVRMVVPGGTF; via the coding sequence ATGACCCATCCGCACCAGACCCCCGTCCGAGAGCTTTATGTTTCCCCCGATGCCGCCACCGCCTTGCAGGCCGAGGCGGAAAAGCTGCCAGCCTGGATGCTGGACGCGCGGCAGAAAGGTGAACTGGCCTTGCTGATGAACGGTGCCCTTGCCCCCCTGCGCGGCTACATGAGCCAGGCAGAGTACAGCGCCGTACCGGACGGGGCCTGGCCGGTGCCGCTGGTGTTGCAGGTAAGCGCGGATTTTTCAGGACGGGTGCAGCCCGGCGACGATATCGCCCTTCGCGATGAGGGCGGCGTGGTGGCGGTCATGTCCGTGACCGATGCCTGGGGCGATCCGGTCCTGCTGGGCGGCAAGGTCAAGGGCCTGCGCCGCCCGGACAGCACCGCGCCGAACAATGTGCGAGCGCTGTGGCGGGATGGCCGCATCGACCGCGTGCTGGCCGTCCAGCCCGATCATGCCGATCAGGTCAGGGCGGCTGCGCGTCTGGCCCAAGACCTGGACGCCGCCTTGCTGGTCCAGCCCATGGCAGGCTTTGCGGTCGATACGCCTGCCGGCGCGATCCTGGCGTCCCTGCCGGTGGCCCCGCCCCCCGGTCCCCAGGCGGCGCTGTGGCAAGGGATGGTGGCGCGCAATTTCGGGGCCACGCATTTGATGCTGTCCGATGCCGCCGCACAGGACATCTATCGTCCGCATCAGGACCGGATCGGGGTGCGGATGGTGGTTCCCGGCGGAACCTTTTAG
- a CDS encoding NUDIX domain-containing protein — MSLARPRLAVRAAILHDDRLLLVNAYPGHGSDLWCLPGGGVEPGQSLPENLIREVSEETGLRITVSAPILVNEFHDPGRGFHQVEIIFRASLVSKAGIILEDPEKVVNRFTWATRADLRGLRHKPDTLARAVWGQHAAWYDPLERIVR, encoded by the coding sequence ATGAGCCTGGCGCGGCCCCGGCTTGCGGTCCGCGCGGCGATCCTGCATGACGACCGGCTGCTGCTGGTCAACGCCTATCCGGGCCATGGATCCGACCTGTGGTGCCTGCCGGGCGGCGGAGTCGAACCGGGCCAGTCCTTGCCCGAAAACCTGATCCGCGAGGTGTCCGAGGAAACCGGCCTGAGGATCACCGTCAGCGCCCCGATCCTGGTAAATGAATTCCACGATCCCGGACGCGGCTTCCATCAGGTCGAAATCATCTTCCGCGCCTCGCTCGTCAGCAAGGCCGGGATCATTCTCGAAGACCCGGAAAAGGTGGTGAACCGCTTCACATGGGCCACGCGTGCCGATCTTCGCGGCTTGCGCCACAAGCCCGACACCCTGGCCCGCGCCGTCTGGGGCCAGCACGCCGCCTGGTACGACCCGCTGGAACGGATCGTCCGGTAA